In Canis lupus familiaris isolate Mischka breed German Shepherd chromosome 5, alternate assembly UU_Cfam_GSD_1.0, whole genome shotgun sequence, a genomic segment contains:
- the PODN gene encoding podocan isoform X2 — MARSGVLLVLLLLPPQLQLGPVGTARSPGFGRSGAHSLSPEENEFVEEEPVLVLSPEEPGPGPATINCPRDCACSQEGVVDCGGIDLREFPGDLPEHTNHLSLQNNQLEKIYPQELSRLHRLETLNLQNNRLTSRGLPEEAFEHLTNLNYLYLANNKLTLAPRFLPNTLISVDFAANYLTKIYGLTFGQKPNLRSVYLHNNKLADAGLPDNMFNGSSNVEILILSSNFLRHVPKHLPPALYKLHLKNNKLEKIPPGAFSELSHLRELYLQNNYLTDEGLDNETFWKLSSLEYLDLSSNNLSRVPAGLPRSLVLLHLEKNAIRSVDADVLTPIRSLEYLLLHSNQLHARGIHPRAFQGLKRLHTVHLYNNALERVPSGLPRRVRTLMILHNQITGIGRDDFATTYFLEELNLSYNRITSPQVHRDAFRKLRLLRSLDLSGNRLHTLPPGLPRNVHVLKVKRNELAALARGALAGMAQLRELYLTGNRLRSRALGPRAWADLARLQLLDIAGNQLTEIPEGLPESLEYLYLQNNKISTVPANAFDSTPNLKGIFLRFNKLAVGSVMESAFRRLKHLQVLDIEGNFEFGDVSKDRGQVEEEEDEEDEDDEEEEEERR, encoded by the exons ATGGCCCGGAGCGGGGTGCTGTTGGTCCTCTTGCTGCTGCCACCGCAGCTGCAGCTGGGACCAGTAGGCACGGCGAGGTCGCCGGGCTTTGGCCGAAGTGGGGCCCACAGCCTGAGCCCTGAAGAGAATGAATTTGTGGAGGAGGAGCCAGTGTTGGTTCTGAGTCCCGAGGAGCCGGGGCCCGGCCCTGCCACCATCAACTGCCCCCGCGACTGTGCCTGCTCCCAGGAAGGTGTCGTGGACTGTGGTGGCATCGACCTGCGCGAATTCCCGGGGGACCTTCCTGAGCACACCAACCACCTGTCTCTGCAG AATAACCAGCTGGAGAAGATCTACCCCCAGGAGCTCTCCAGGTTGCATCGGCTGGAAACTCTGAACCTCCAGAACAACCGTCTGACTTCCCGAG GGCTCCCGGAGGAGGCGTTTGAGCATCTGACCAATCTCAATTACCTGTACTTGGCCAATAACAAG CTGACCTTGGCACCCCGATTCCTACCAAACACCCTGATCAGTGTGGACTTTGCTGCCAACTATCTCACCAAGATCTATGGGCTCACCTTTGGCCAGAAGCCAAACTTGAG GTCCGTGTACCTGCACAACAACAAGCTGGCGGATGCTGGGCTGCCGGACAACATGTTCAATGGCTCCAGCAATGTCGAGATCCTCATTCTGTCCAGCAACTTCCTGCGCCACGTGCCCAAGCACCTGCCGCCCGCGCTCTATAAGCTGCACCTCAAG AACAACAAGCTGGAGAAGATCCCACCAGGCGCCTTCAGTGAGCTGAGCCACTTGCGTGAGTTGTACCTGCAGAACAACTACCTGACCGACGAGGGCCTGGACAATGAGACCTTCTG GAAGCTCTCCAGCCTGGAATACCTGGATCTGTCCAGCAACAACCTGTCTCGGGTCCCGGCAGGGCTGCCGCGCAGCCTTGTGCTCCTGCACCTGGAGAAGAACGCCATCCGCAGCGTGGACGCCGACGTGCTGACGCCCATCCGCAGCCTCGAGTACCTGCTGCTGCATAGCAACCAGCTACACGCGCGCGGCATCCACCCGCGGGCCTTCCAGGGCCTCAAGCGGCTGCACACCGTACACCTGTACAACAACGCGCTGGAGCGCGTGCCCAGCGGCCTGCCCCGCCGCGTGCGCACGCTCATGATCTTGCACAACCAGATCACCGGCATCGGCCGCGACGACTTCGCCACCACCTACTTCCTGGAGGAGCTCAACCTCAGCTACAACCGCATCACCAGCCCGCAGGTGCACCGCGACGCCTTCCGCAAGCTGCGCCTGCTGCGCTCGCTGGACCTGTCCGGTAACCGGCTGCACACCTTGCCCCCCGGGCTGCCGCGCAACGTGCACGTGCTGAAGGTCAAGCGCAATGAGCTGGCCGCCCTGGCGCGCGGGGCGCTGGCTGGCATGGCCCAGCTGCGTGAGCTCTACCTCACCGGCAACCGGCTGCGCAGCCGGGCTCTGGGTCCCCGTGCCTGGGCCGACCTGGCCCGTCTGCAG CTGCTGGACATTGCTGGGAACCAACTCACAGAGATCCCTGAGGGGCTCCCCGAGTCACTCGAGTACCTGTACCTGCAGAACAACAAGATTAGCACCGTGCCTGCCAATGCCTTTGATTCCACACCCAACCTCAAAGGAATCTTTCTCAG GTTCAACAAGCTGGCTGTGGGCTCTGTGATGGAAAGTGCCTTCCGGAGGCTGAAGCACCTGCAGGTCTTGGACATAGAGGGCAACTTTGAGTTTGGTGACGTTTCCAAGGACCGGGgccaggtggaggaggaagaggatgaggaagatgaggatgacgaggaggaggaagaggagaggcgATAG
- the PODN gene encoding podocan isoform X1, translating into MGGGVGGPGGGGNAGAGGSGEGRGPPPQLARLALPPTRLQAEKLRPGGARGTMARSGVLLVLLLLPPQLQLGPVGTARSPGFGRSGAHSLSPEENEFVEEEPVLVLSPEEPGPGPATINCPRDCACSQEGVVDCGGIDLREFPGDLPEHTNHLSLQNNQLEKIYPQELSRLHRLETLNLQNNRLTSRGLPEEAFEHLTNLNYLYLANNKLTLAPRFLPNTLISVDFAANYLTKIYGLTFGQKPNLRSVYLHNNKLADAGLPDNMFNGSSNVEILILSSNFLRHVPKHLPPALYKLHLKNNKLEKIPPGAFSELSHLRELYLQNNYLTDEGLDNETFWKLSSLEYLDLSSNNLSRVPAGLPRSLVLLHLEKNAIRSVDADVLTPIRSLEYLLLHSNQLHARGIHPRAFQGLKRLHTVHLYNNALERVPSGLPRRVRTLMILHNQITGIGRDDFATTYFLEELNLSYNRITSPQVHRDAFRKLRLLRSLDLSGNRLHTLPPGLPRNVHVLKVKRNELAALARGALAGMAQLRELYLTGNRLRSRALGPRAWADLARLQLLDIAGNQLTEIPEGLPESLEYLYLQNNKISTVPANAFDSTPNLKGIFLRFNKLAVGSVMESAFRRLKHLQVLDIEGNFEFGDVSKDRGQVEEEEDEEDEDDEEEEEERR; encoded by the exons GTACCATGGCCCGGAGCGGGGTGCTGTTGGTCCTCTTGCTGCTGCCACCGCAGCTGCAGCTGGGACCAGTAGGCACGGCGAGGTCGCCGGGCTTTGGCCGAAGTGGGGCCCACAGCCTGAGCCCTGAAGAGAATGAATTTGTGGAGGAGGAGCCAGTGTTGGTTCTGAGTCCCGAGGAGCCGGGGCCCGGCCCTGCCACCATCAACTGCCCCCGCGACTGTGCCTGCTCCCAGGAAGGTGTCGTGGACTGTGGTGGCATCGACCTGCGCGAATTCCCGGGGGACCTTCCTGAGCACACCAACCACCTGTCTCTGCAG AATAACCAGCTGGAGAAGATCTACCCCCAGGAGCTCTCCAGGTTGCATCGGCTGGAAACTCTGAACCTCCAGAACAACCGTCTGACTTCCCGAG GGCTCCCGGAGGAGGCGTTTGAGCATCTGACCAATCTCAATTACCTGTACTTGGCCAATAACAAG CTGACCTTGGCACCCCGATTCCTACCAAACACCCTGATCAGTGTGGACTTTGCTGCCAACTATCTCACCAAGATCTATGGGCTCACCTTTGGCCAGAAGCCAAACTTGAG GTCCGTGTACCTGCACAACAACAAGCTGGCGGATGCTGGGCTGCCGGACAACATGTTCAATGGCTCCAGCAATGTCGAGATCCTCATTCTGTCCAGCAACTTCCTGCGCCACGTGCCCAAGCACCTGCCGCCCGCGCTCTATAAGCTGCACCTCAAG AACAACAAGCTGGAGAAGATCCCACCAGGCGCCTTCAGTGAGCTGAGCCACTTGCGTGAGTTGTACCTGCAGAACAACTACCTGACCGACGAGGGCCTGGACAATGAGACCTTCTG GAAGCTCTCCAGCCTGGAATACCTGGATCTGTCCAGCAACAACCTGTCTCGGGTCCCGGCAGGGCTGCCGCGCAGCCTTGTGCTCCTGCACCTGGAGAAGAACGCCATCCGCAGCGTGGACGCCGACGTGCTGACGCCCATCCGCAGCCTCGAGTACCTGCTGCTGCATAGCAACCAGCTACACGCGCGCGGCATCCACCCGCGGGCCTTCCAGGGCCTCAAGCGGCTGCACACCGTACACCTGTACAACAACGCGCTGGAGCGCGTGCCCAGCGGCCTGCCCCGCCGCGTGCGCACGCTCATGATCTTGCACAACCAGATCACCGGCATCGGCCGCGACGACTTCGCCACCACCTACTTCCTGGAGGAGCTCAACCTCAGCTACAACCGCATCACCAGCCCGCAGGTGCACCGCGACGCCTTCCGCAAGCTGCGCCTGCTGCGCTCGCTGGACCTGTCCGGTAACCGGCTGCACACCTTGCCCCCCGGGCTGCCGCGCAACGTGCACGTGCTGAAGGTCAAGCGCAATGAGCTGGCCGCCCTGGCGCGCGGGGCGCTGGCTGGCATGGCCCAGCTGCGTGAGCTCTACCTCACCGGCAACCGGCTGCGCAGCCGGGCTCTGGGTCCCCGTGCCTGGGCCGACCTGGCCCGTCTGCAG CTGCTGGACATTGCTGGGAACCAACTCACAGAGATCCCTGAGGGGCTCCCCGAGTCACTCGAGTACCTGTACCTGCAGAACAACAAGATTAGCACCGTGCCTGCCAATGCCTTTGATTCCACACCCAACCTCAAAGGAATCTTTCTCAG GTTCAACAAGCTGGCTGTGGGCTCTGTGATGGAAAGTGCCTTCCGGAGGCTGAAGCACCTGCAGGTCTTGGACATAGAGGGCAACTTTGAGTTTGGTGACGTTTCCAAGGACCGGGgccaggtggaggaggaagaggatgaggaagatgaggatgacgaggaggaggaagaggagaggcgATAG